From the genome of Gallus gallus isolate bGalGal1 chromosome 4, bGalGal1.mat.broiler.GRCg7b, whole genome shotgun sequence:
AATTTTGGCAAAGCTGGGAAAGCCAGTTGTGCTTGGTTGTGCTAGGCCTGGCCTTTGGCAGGGTCAGGAGTGTTGGAGGACTtgcaggagaggaagaggattTGCGGTGCTGTGGTTGGAGTGATCACTGCAGAGGTTGTGGGACTGTTCACTGACATCTCCCtacctctccatctccctccctccctctctttctctctctgtagtCATGCTTAGGCTCCTGTACAGGAAGCATTTGGACAGGGAAGAcaaaggagcatttggacagggAAGACAAAGCAGCAAGAAGGCCATGGAggctcagctgctggcagaatATCAGAAGGCAGTCGGGGTTCCTAAGCAAACCCAGTGCAGTGTCTTCCCCACTGTGACACTGCCAGATATCACTGTTCAACAAACCAGTCCACTGGCGAGGTGCCTCTTGCCCCTGGGGTGACAGGCAATGGCTGTCCCTTGGCCTCACTCTCCCTACATTGCTGCCTAACACCTGCAAGTCACTCTCCAGCACAATAGGGTAGTGCAAGGGCTTTTATTCAACTTTTAGATCATAGCAGGTAATTTGGCAAACCAGACAGCCCTTGCCATGCCAGAATGGGACAGGAGTTTCTGCTTTCACTagacagtgacagcagcagtggcacgGGCAGGTGCAGTCTGTTGTCTGTGGCTTCTCTTCATCCTCTTGGTCTTCTTCGTTTTGGAGGTTGAGGCCACGCGCTGGCTTTTTGGGACAGCCCTGCCACGGTGCTTGGGCCCACTTCCCAGAAGGTGCTTGAGTACAGGGCTGTTCTTTATAGACATCTGCAAGTGGCATGGAGAGATGTACTGTTGGTTGCTCTTCTTGGAAATCTTCCCAGCCATGTCCATGGTCTTGTGCGtcacccactgcagcacagcagccaggtAGACAGGGGCATTGGCTCCAAAGCGCTCAGCAAACTGGCCTCTGCGCAGCTGCCTCTCTATGCGGCTCACGGGGAAGAGCAGCCCAGCCCGAGAGGAGCGACTCTGTTTGACCTTTGCTTCTCGGCGCCTGGAGGGCTCCCCAGAGCACGATGCCTCAGGCTCCCTCTTCTGCTCAGGTGCAGTGCAGACCCCATCCATTCCGGGCATGCTGCTTGCTTCTACAGGTCTCTCCATGCTGTGAAGGCTGATCTTCCTTGTATGCTTTTCTTGCCTGCTCTTGATGTATTTTCTGGCCCTTGCTGGTGTTTTCTGCCTGCTCCACCTCTACCAGCCCAGTCTAGAGGTGTCAGTGGCTGGGTGGCCCCACGCACTCAGGCAAGGACCTCTCCACCGCAGCCGAGCTTCCCTGAGGAAGGGCTTCAGCTCCAGCCTTCTTCTCTGCAGGCTGAGACCCTGTGCTCACCAACCCAGTGGAAACCAGGGTGCCCCTTGCCTGGCGGGACCAATAGGAAAGGACTTTCTCTGTGACCTCACCTTCCTACTTGTGACATCATCCCTGCTGGCCCCGTCACTTGCAAAGAGCTCAGGGATGGCCTCTGCATCCAGCCCCTCCCATTTTCCCATGACAGAGGTTTGCCCAGCATATGTCTGTACAAGGCCaagccccagtgctgccagtTAAGGAGAATTCCaacatctcttctttctgtgttttttttttttttttttccctaattatCCACTGTGCACTCTCACACAAATCAAGGGATTTAGGGAAACTGCTGGAAGTGTTCATAGCAGCCTGATGAAATGCAGAGGCTGCTCCTGTCAAAGAAAGGTGGTAGCTGCAGTTGCTTTCCGTCCTTTCAGGTTACTTCTTGCAGAAGACCATGAATTGAGGCCTCTGatatgcatgattttctcttAAGCAACAAAAACTTCATAACTTAATAAATGTTTGGATGGCAATATCTTAAACTTACATGGATTTTATTTCCTAGACTTCCTTAGcatactgaaaaatagaaatctaCCTCTGCAAATAATAGTCAACGTTCCTAAGGTCATACAATCCAAACAGCTCACGTAAAAGACTAAATATGGCAGGAGTTTTCTTATGCAACAACAGAACTTGCAAATATGTTCTTGAATTGCTACAAAAGTCTTCTGTCTGTTAAGGCTATCACTGGTTTATAGCTGTTTGGAAGATAAAAGCCTGAAATTCAGTGTTTGTCCCAGCTTTCACAGAACTGAGTCCACTTGTTTGTCAAAAAGTAGCTTCAGAGTAAGTAAAAAGCACCTCAGGAAGACAGCAGAAAGGCAGTGCTGCCTTGCTCTTTTTATGATCAGCTGCATAAAATGACTCCTGAAGTGTGGTTAAGTGGATCACGTTCTTGATCCATTTTAAGCATAAACACCTGCATGAAGCTGAAAACTGATTGACTGAGGGGTGAAAGTcctgtggagagcagctctgtggaatGGGATCTGGGGATTCCAGTCGACAGAAATGTTGaatctgagtcagcagtgtgccctgggaACCAAAAGGGCCAACTCTGCCCTGGGGCGAATCAGACCCAGCATACAGTTAGCTGGTcgagggaagggattgtcctgctctcctctgtgcTGATGCAGCTtcacctcaagcactgtgcTCAAATTTGGGTGCCGTGGTATCAGAAGGACATAATACTATTAGAGTGTCCAGAGGAAGCCTGTGAAGATGAGCAAGGGTTGAGAGGGCAAGGtgtatgaggagtggctgaggtcccttggtttgtgcagcctagagaagaggagactgagaggaAGTGTCATGGTGGCCTACAGCTTCCTTGCAAGGGGAACAGAGAGGCATGCAGGCAGgctttttttctctggtaagtgacagggcctgagggaacagTGTGGAGTTGCATCAAGGGatgctcaggttggatattaggaaaaggtCCTTTACTGGAGGGTTGctgagcactggagcaggccTCTCTGGGCAGTAGTCATGGCTCCaacatgccagagttcaaggagagTTTGAACAGTACTCTCACACATGGGGTTTATGGCTTGAGCTGAATTTAAACTAAAAACCTAATGAACCACTATAATTGTACATGAATCTGACTTGGGAGACAGAACTGTTACATGCTCCCAGAAAGTGGAAAGAATTGGGGAATGTCTGTGAATGGACTTTAGTCCTGGATGGATTCAGATTATTCGTTCATGTAATACACAAAGAAGGTAAGCTAAGGTTTGGGCTTTCCCAGTGCCCCGATGAGTCTTTGCTTCCTCTGTGTAAAGTAGGGCATCTTGCAAAATCATACACTCAAAGGTAGAGTCTCTGACTCAGAGGCTAAGAAAGGAACCTCTAGAGGCCACCACATCACATCCACTACACTTCTCACCTAGGGCAAACCAAGATAGATCAAGTTTATGTCAGAGCTATCATCAGCACAACGTGCATGAGAAACTTCAGTGTTGAAAATCTAGCTCTCAGTTCACTGAGATGCTCCCAAGGTTATACAACAATGGAATGTTTTCAGAGTTTGAAAGTAAACATGTAAAATAGACCCCAGTCCTAGCTTAACTGCCTATTCCTTTCAGGGACCCTCTGTCATCGTGTATGAAGTTATGGtcttttttgttggtggtgacAGAAAAATTCTTATTGAAAtctaaatattttcacatatttattttgatgaaatttcATGTAAGAgttctgatttttcagttttatatgATATTAATGTAAATAATACTTTATTAACATTAACATTAGCATTGGCAAAAGAGGCTGTTTCGGGATCATCAGGGTACAATGAgtatttcaaaactgccttttcatggattttaaataaatgttaaagTGTCAGAAATTCTCATGGGAAAAtagttctgtttgtttcctcaCACATGTAATTGCTTTCTGACAGATGTAATTGAAGTCTCTCTGGTGATATCAGCTCCTTACATTACTGAATCCTCATTTTTAAGTATTAAAGTTCAGGAAACATGAGTTCTGTGGTAATATGCTGCCAGTATTTTAAGGAGAACAATGTTTCCCTTGAAGATAAAAGAAagtctaaaaagaaaaattacttaacttgaaatattttatcatgttCTTTAGGAACAGAAAAACTGGATTATGAAATTGGCCACTATTATTTTTACTAGGGAATGTGTGAAGACAATGGTTTtaacaaaagggaaaataattataACCTTTAAGAATGTTGCTAGACcatagaaagaaaatcttttataGCCTAACTCATTCtgcaatttttatatttaataggaaaaaaaacacataccaTATTCCATACTGGAGCTTGAAAATACAGCAGCATTTTGGGTTTTCAGTTGCAGTATTAGAAGCCTGATCCTTCTGCAGGCACTCAAAACCTATAAATGTAATATAATAGGGTTGGGATGGAGTATTTTTCTGTATCCATGAGAATGAATATGTAGCATTGCAGATGCAGCCCCATTCACAATTGcactttgtcttttttgttttattttaattttgtgtgtgtgtgtgtgtatactcATTTTGATTTAGATTTATGCATAATTTTCATAATTTAGATGTAGAAAATGCAGGCTTGGtctatactatatatatatatagagagagagagagatacaGTGACTATGTCAgacaaaacaggaagaaattgttcttctgtcttctccatGTCCCTCATTCATTATTCCTTCTGGGTACCACATTTTGGGATACCAGAAAGGTCAACAGATGAATAGAGGGTGGTAGGCAAGCATGCTCAACTATGCATGAGAGCTCCAGCCTACAGTACCTCATCCTCTGGAAATTGTTCTGCTCTCCCAGTTTATCTTTGAAGGCATGGTCCtggcaaaggagaaaaggaattcTGAGGATCTGTCTCATCAGCTGGTCTTGGATGTGGTGAAGAACCTCCgcagctgcagagagaacaAAAGGTCCCACCAAAGAATGTATCTTTGGACTGGAGGCACTGTGGGACAGATACATACAGGTTCTGCTTCACAGCATGTTGGAAAAGTAAGGACATTAGATGTTTTGAGGAAGAAGATAGATCAGATGGCCCTAGTTGTTCCTAATAGATATACTGCCATAATCCAATGGGACGTTGAAGCATCCCCATAAAATTTTGCAGCCATAAATCAGTAGAAAGCAGCAGTTCTTAGTGATAGTATCAATGGATATTCCACCACCTCATCTCACCCAGGGAACGTGCACACTGTTGTTGCAACAAGTACCACAAAATTCTCCCTGAGTAGGAGGCAATCCTTTGCCTTGACATTCTCCTTAGGAGGCTTTTAATGCCCCAGTTTCAAATGTGAAATGATACACCATGAAGGCACAGATAAACATTTAAACACGCTGACctaaaatgttaaaaaacacTAGGGTCTCAATGAAGCATGGCTTGGATTCATAAACAATCGAAATATTTTCTTGCctattagtttttttttttaatctttgtcaAGAATAACTTCTAAACAGTTCTATAAATCCTCAGTGTTAGTAAAAACATTCTCTTTTTGCTAGGAACAGTCTTAATGAGATCTGTCTTCCTATGGGAAATGAGTGAAATCATCTTTAAGATTTCATCCACACTCTCTGCAAGATACCACAACAGTTTCTTCTGGTTAAACGATTACCATTGATATATTGGGTCCTGTAGTATCACCAGGTTCATTATCCCACTTCCTGGTTTTATTCTTCAATGTAGATGTACTATTTTCATTAAATAGTCATGCTGTTTGCCAATTGAAAAAAAACTTTGTTAAATCAGGAAGAAGACAATCAAGCCAAGTAGAAATAGCACTTTGACTATCTAGAGCGttagaaaataacagaaaaaaaaaatcaatcccTAGCAGTGAGATTGGGAGgacagggagaagggaggaatgTGGCTTCTGAAACCATGTATAGAACTAAATGTGTAGCTGAGATGGAAAAGGTCTTATGAGTTTGTTTTAGTCCTTcacattgggaaaaaaaaaaatattgtttatgACAAGATTGGAATGGCCAAACTGGAAACTcaagttctgttttatttacagGCAAGCTATAATATAGATAACAGCCAAGTAGATTTTTTTACGCCTCTTTACAAGTGAATTTTACCTCCAAGCAGACAAAGCAGTCCTGCCCTCTGGAAGTGGTACTGCACCTGGAGGCTGCTTCAGCTGAAGGCAGTGCAATCATGAGCACTGAGCAAAATTGCAGTGACTCTTGAAGCACACCAATACAGAGAAGGAGATACAAGTATGGACTTAGTACTTCAGTAATGTTTCCTGTAGTATTattcttctggaaaaataaGCAACCACACAGTGATGATCATTTAATTTTGTTCATCTGGTAGAACATAAATCTTATATTGAGCCCCATTTTATACAAATATTGTAGAGAATCTGTTCCCTGGAGCGATCCCTACAAGTGGTTAATGAAACCCACAGCAGTTGAATACATAGAGAAACAGGGGATCTACCAAAGTGAAGCTAGAGATAAACAAAATAGATATTTTGTAGAGATTTTAGCTTCCAGCCAAGCAATAGCAAGTATAATGCTCACAACAAGATTAAATGCAGGCAAGAAGTAGGCTTTCCAGTTACATCATCTGTACTTACTTTTCCCCTTGCTAAAACTGCCAGAGATGATCTACTTTGGATTTCAGTTGGGTCAGTAAAACTTCACTTGAGTTCTGGACTCCTATATCAGTGATTCTCAGACTGGTTTGGTTTTTGCTGGTTTCCAATTTGCTAATTTGAAGATATAAGACTCAAGGAAAACTTCTGTCATTCCTCTGGGTATTAAGACCTTTCCTTAATGCTGTGTTTGGCTAATGCAGAAATATTGGCTTGTACTTAGCAGGTTCATCACTCttacaaatgtgttttgttgctTGAACTGGTTGTGGGATTTAGTATATTTTGGCATCTACTTGATGGTCAATTTAGTTGGTAGGAGCCTGTTTATAAAGCTTAGTAGCCACTTTGACACTGGCATATCTGTTGACGGAGGCATG
Proteins encoded in this window:
- the LOC100859381 gene encoding histone H2A-beta, sperm-like, yielding MERPVEASSMPGMDGVCTAPEQKREPEASCSGEPSRRREAKVKQSRSSRAGLLFPVSRIERQLRRGQFAERFGANAPVYLAAVLQWVTHKTMDMAGKISKKSNQQYISPCHLQMSIKNSPVLKHLLGSGPKHRGRAVPKSQRVASTSKTKKTKRMKRSHRQQTAPARATAAVTV